In Heyndrickxia vini, the sequence GGAAATAAGAATCCGAATAAGCCGGCCACTGGAAGTTTCGACAAGAGGGAAACCGTATTTCCTTCCATACCTGGTTTCTGAACAAGATGCAGAGCAATTAATTAATAAGCTAGCTAATTATTCGTTTTATACATTAGAAGAGGAATTACAAAAAGGGTACATCACAATTCCGGGTGGTCATCGGGTTGGATTAGCAGGAAAGGTCATTCTTGAAAATGGATCAGTGAAAGCAATTAGAAATTTAGCATCCTTTAATTTTAGAATTGCAAGAGAAAAAATCGGCATTTCAGAACCTTTCCTTCCATTTCTTTATCAGGGTAAATGGAAACATACGATGATCATTGGCGCCCCACAAACAGGGAAAACAACCTTGTTACGAGATATTGCTAGATTGATTTCAACCGGAAGTAAAGAAAAAGAAATTCCTCCATTAAAAGTAGGAATAGTCGATGAGCGCTCCGAAATCGCCGGTTGTGTACGTGGGATTCCTCAATTAACCTTCGGTCCGAGGATTGACATTTTAGACGCTTGTCCAAAAGCGGAAGGAATGATGATGCTTATTCGTTCGATGAGTCCGGATGTTCTCGTTGTGGATGAAATAGGCAGGGAAGAAGATAGCGTCGCGATTATGGAAGCGATTAATGCGGGAATTACATTGATTATGACTACACATGGAAATTCATTCGAAGAGATAAAAAAACGGCCAATATTAAGGGGAATTTTGGATCAGCATGTATTTGAAAATTACCTTGAACTTTCCAGAAGAAATGGCCCTGGAACAATTAAAAAGTTTCTTGATGGGTATGGCAATGAAAAGAAAATTAAAGCTGGTGTTATGAGTGGTTAGTGTGATTGGAGCTATATTTATTATTCTATCTACAACATGGGTAGGGTTTGAACT encodes:
- the spoIIIAA gene encoding stage III sporulation protein AA codes for the protein MENILAFLPKPISEKIRELPAPILNTMEEIRIRISRPLEVSTRGKPYFLPYLVSEQDAEQLINKLANYSFYTLEEELQKGYITIPGGHRVGLAGKVILENGSVKAIRNLASFNFRIAREKIGISEPFLPFLYQGKWKHTMIIGAPQTGKTTLLRDIARLISTGSKEKEIPPLKVGIVDERSEIAGCVRGIPQLTFGPRIDILDACPKAEGMMMLIRSMSPDVLVVDEIGREEDSVAIMEAINAGITLIMTTHGNSFEEIKKRPILRGILDQHVFENYLELSRRNGPGTIKKFLDGYGNEKKIKAGVMSG